CGACGGCTTGGTGCAGGCGGGATCCATGCTCGGGTCCGCCGGTATCATCGTCATGGATGAGACCACGAGCATGGTCTGGGTGGCGAAGAACCTGCTCCACTTCTACGAGCACGAATCGTGTGGCAAGTGCACGCCGTGCCGGGAGGGAACCGACTGGCTCCACAAGATTTTGTCGAAGATCGAGCGCGGCGAAGGAGAGCTCCGTGACCTCGACCTGCTGTTCAGCGTTGCGGACAACATCGGCGGCAAGACGCTCTGTCCATTCGGCGACGCCGTGGTGCCTCCGGTCGTGAGCACCTTGCAGCACTTTCGGGAGGAGTACGAGGCGCACGTCCGCACGGGGCGGCCGGCGCTCGCCCCATGGCGTGCGCAGGAAGAGCTGATCGGGGCGCACTGAACAGGTGACACCAGTGCTGGCTTGCCCTCCGCCGAAGCGTCGGCGAAGGCGGGAAGCCGCGCTCTACCGTATCAGTCGATTTACCACGTCAACCCTCACCCGATCACCCGTGACGCGCGACCGCCGCTGTTTTGTTGCTGTGAACTGTTCGCCTGTGACTGAGACATGAATTCGGCCCTCATCGCCCATCTCATTCTCATCGTCGTCGTCTTCTTCGCGTTGCAGATTTCGGCGGCCGTCCTGGTCTACTTCGAGCGCAAGATCGCGGCGTGGGCGCAGCAGCGTCTTGGGCCGTATCGCGTGGGGCCGCGCGGTGTGCTCCAGCCGCTGGCCGATATCGTCAAGTTGCTGTTCAAGGAGGAGCTGCGGCCGAAAGCGGCCGATCCGTGGATCTTCTACCTGGCCCCGATCCTCTCCGCGACGGCGGCGTTCGCGGCGTTCGCGGTCGTGCCGTTCGGCGGTGAGACGACGCTCTTCGGCCTGCTCGACGAGCCGATTCGCTTGCAGGTCGCCGACGTCAACGTGGCGTTGCTCGTGGTCTTTGCGATCACGTCGATGGGCGTGTACGGCATCGTGCTCGCGGGCTGGAGCTCGAACTCCAAGTACTCGCTGCTCGGCGGCTTGCGGAGCGCGGCACAGATGATCAGCTACGAGCTCTCGTACGCGCTGGCGCTCGCGTCCGTGCTGGTGCTGGCCAACTCCTTGTCGCTGCGGGAGATCGTCGAGAGCCAAGCTGGCCACTGGTTCGGTCTGATTCCGAAGTGGTACGTGTTTCTCGCCCCGGTCGGATTCATCGTGTATATGATTGCCGGCGTTGCAGAGACCAACCGCGCGCCATTCGACTTCCCAGAAGCGGAGCAGGAGCTGGTCGCTGGCTACCACACCGAGTACAGCAGCATGAGCTTCGCGCTCTTCTTCTTGGCCGAGTACGTGAACATGGTGACCGTCTCGGCCGTCGCCGTGAGCCTGTTTCTCGGTGGCTGGTTCGATCCGTTTGGCGTGACGCCCGAGTGGCTCGCCTGGGTGTGGTTCCTGATCAAGGTCTCGGCGCTGCTGTTCTTCTACATTTGGATGCGGTGGACGCTCCCGCGGTATCGCTACGACCAGCTCATGGCGTTTGGCTGGAAGGTCCTGCTCCCCGTAGCCACGCTCAATCTGTTGGCTGTGGCGGGGCTGGTCGTGTGGCTAGAGAGTTAAGGTTGGCCTCGCCCCGACCGTTGGTCGCGGCTCGGCCTTCATGCGGCGCCGGCTTCGCCGGCCCCAGCAGGTTCGAGGTTCGAGGTAACGGAGAAACGTGGACATCTGGCTCTTTTATCTCTTCGCGCTGATTATCGTCGGCGCGTCGCTTGGCGTGATCGGGCAGCGTAGCCCGATGCACAGCGTGCTGTTCCTCATTCTGTCGTTCGGGGCGCTCGCGGCGCTCTACGTGCAGCTCGATTCACCCTTCGCCGCGGTGGCACAGATCATCATCTATGCCGGCGCCATCATGGTGCTGTTTCTGTTCGTCGTGATGCTGCTCAACGCGTCGCACGAAGAGGATGATCCGCGTGCGCGCGCGCCGGTGCCGATAGGGGTGAAGGTGAGCGGATGCCTACTGGCACTGGTGCTGCTGGTCGAGCTCGCGTGGGCCGTCACGAGCGTGGGGCGGCCGGTGGTGGAGAAGGAGGCGGCCAGCGCCGACACGGTGTCGTCGGTCCACGAGATTGGGCGAGTGCTCTTCACCGAGTACGCCTTCGCCTTCGAGGTCACCTCCATCCTGATTCTCGTGGCGATGCTCGGCGCGGTCGTGTTGGCGAAGCGAAAGGTCTGACGATCAAGGACCAAGGACCTGAGATGGTCACACTCAATCATTACCTGATCCTGTCCGCGGTGCTGTTCGCGATCGGCACGTGCGGCGTGTTCCTCCGGCGAAACGTCATCACGCTGCTGTTGTCGATCGAGATCATGCTGAACGCGGTCAATTTGACGTTCGTGGCTGTTGGGCGCTACCTGGGCTCGGTCGATGGTCAGATCATCGTGTTCTTCGTGATGACCGTGGCCGCCGCGGAGGCGGCGGTGGGCCTCGCCCTCGTCATCTCGCTCTTCAGGCACGGAGAGACGTTGAGCCCAGATGCGTACAGCTCGCTGAAATGGTAGAGACAGCCGTAGCGCAGGCCTTCAGGCCTGCCAACGCCACGTAGGCAGGGCTAAAGCCCTGCGCTACGAACGTGTGTTCTCATGCTCCGGTGACCTGAATCGGAAATTCGATGCTCGCGCTCATCCCACTCTTCCCGTTGATCGGGTTCATCATCAACGCCCTCATCGGGCGGCGCCTGTCCAAGGCGGTGTCGGGCGGCCTGGCGTGTGTCGCCATGCTCGTCTCGTTTGGCGTGGCGGTCATCGTGTTCTTGCGCCTGCTGGGCTTGCCGCCGGAAGCACGTGTCGTCGACGAGACCGTCTTCACATGGATCACATCGGGCCGATTCCAGGCGCCGTTGACGTTGCGCCTGGATCCGCTCTCGGCGCTGATGTGCCTCGTCGTGACCGGCATTGGGTTTCTCATCCATGTCTACTCGACGGCGTACATGCACGAGGAAACGGACGCTGAGTACGCGCGCTATTTCTCGTACTTGAATTTGTTTGCCGCCTTCATGCTTCTCCTCGTGCTGGGCGCGAACCTGCTGGTGATGTTCATCGGTTGGGAGGGCGTCGGGCTCTGCTCGTATCTGCTGATCGGGTATTGGTTCAAGAAGCAGTCGGCCACCGACGCCGGCAAGAAGGCCTTCATCGTCAATCGCGTCGGCGACATGGCGTTCATCGTGGGGATGTGCCTCGCGTTTGCCCACTTCGGCACGCTCGACTTTCGGGCGATGGCCGGTGCGGTTGCTGGGCTCCCTCCCGAGGTGACGTGGGGCGTGCTCTCGACAATCACGCTCTTGTTCTTCATCGGTGCGACAGGAAAGTCTGCGCAGATTCCGCTGTATGTCTGGTTGCCGGACGCGATGGAGGGCCCGACGCCCGTGTCGGCGCTCATTCACGCCGCCACGATGGTGACGGCGGGCGTCTACATGATCGGACGCACTGCCGTCCTCTACACCCACGCGCCGCTCACGATGGAGGTGGTGGCCGTCATTGGCGTGGCGACGGCGCTCGTGGCGGGCACGATCGGCCTCGCACAGAACGACATCAAGCGGGTCCTCGCCTATTCGACCGTCTCGCAGCTTGGCTACATGTTCCTCGCCATGGGGGTCGGCGCGTTTGCGGCTGGTATCTTCCATCTGTTCACGCACGCCTTCTTCAAGGCCTTGATGTTCCTCGGCTCGGGCGCCGTCATCCACGCGCTGCACGGGGAGCAGGACATGCGAAAGATGGGCGGCCTGCGTCGGGCGCTGCCGATTACCTACTGGACATTTCTCATCGGCGCGCTCGCCATCGCGGGCGTCCCCGGCTTGTCCGGGTTTTTCAGCAAGGACGAAATCCTGTTCCGGACATTCGAGGGGGGGCACCGCATGCTGTGGCTGGTCGGCACGGCAACGGCGCTCCTGACCGCCGTTTACATGTTTCGTCTCATCTATCTGACCTTCCACGGTGAGTCGCGTCACGAGACGGCGCAAGAGGCCCACGGCGCGGGGCACGGTCAGGCAAGTCACGCGCACGGCGGCCACCTGCACGATGCGCCGGCGGCCATGGCGATTCCTCTGGTGCTCTTGGCGATTGGCTCGGTGGCGGCCGGTTACGTCGGTGTGCCCCATGCCCTGGGCGGTAGCAACCACATCGAGGCGTTCTTGGAGCCCAGCTTCAGCGCCCCGGCGGCGCTGGTGGAAGGCGTGCCCACGCACGCGGTGTCGCCGGTGGCCGGAGAGCCGGCTCATGCGCCGGCCGAGGCACACGGCGCCGAACATCCCGACACCGCGCTCGAGCTCACGCTCATGATGACGTCGATTGCCATCGCCCTCATCGGCATTGGCCTCGCCACGCTGGTGTGGTTGACCCGGCCGCACACGGCCGCCGTCATTGCGGCGCGCGTCCCTTGGTTGCATCGGCTGTTGTTGAACAAGTGGTACGTCGACGAGCTCTACGATGCCACCATCGTGCAGCCGATCAAGCACGGCTCGGGCGCGGGGCTCTGGAAAGGTGTCGATGTCGGTCTGATCGATGGTGCCGTCAACGGGACGGGTTGGCTTGTGCGCGGCAGCGCGGGCGGCCTGCGTCTGGCGCAAAGTGGCTCGGTGCGCACCTACGCCGCTGCGTTCGTCATCGGGACGGTGCTGGTGATTGCGTTTTATCTGGTGCGGTAAGGGCCGCGCGGCAAGAACCTGAACATGGCGTTTCCGCT
This genomic stretch from Luteitalea sp. harbors:
- the nuoH gene encoding NADH-quinone oxidoreductase subunit NuoH yields the protein MNSALIAHLILIVVVFFALQISAAVLVYFERKIAAWAQQRLGPYRVGPRGVLQPLADIVKLLFKEELRPKAADPWIFYLAPILSATAAFAAFAVVPFGGETTLFGLLDEPIRLQVADVNVALLVVFAITSMGVYGIVLAGWSSNSKYSLLGGLRSAAQMISYELSYALALASVLVLANSLSLREIVESQAGHWFGLIPKWYVFLAPVGFIVYMIAGVAETNRAPFDFPEAEQELVAGYHTEYSSMSFALFFLAEYVNMVTVSAVAVSLFLGGWFDPFGVTPEWLAWVWFLIKVSALLFFYIWMRWTLPRYRYDQLMAFGWKVLLPVATLNLLAVAGLVVWLES
- a CDS encoding NADH-quinone oxidoreductase subunit J, yielding MDIWLFYLFALIIVGASLGVIGQRSPMHSVLFLILSFGALAALYVQLDSPFAAVAQIIIYAGAIMVLFLFVVMLLNASHEEDDPRARAPVPIGVKVSGCLLALVLLVELAWAVTSVGRPVVEKEAASADTVSSVHEIGRVLFTEYAFAFEVTSILILVAMLGAVVLAKRKV
- the nuoK gene encoding NADH-quinone oxidoreductase subunit NuoK — encoded protein: MVTLNHYLILSAVLFAIGTCGVFLRRNVITLLLSIEIMLNAVNLTFVAVGRYLGSVDGQIIVFFVMTVAAAEAAVGLALVISLFRHGETLSPDAYSSLKW
- the nuoL gene encoding NADH-quinone oxidoreductase subunit L, whose protein sequence is MLALIPLFPLIGFIINALIGRRLSKAVSGGLACVAMLVSFGVAVIVFLRLLGLPPEARVVDETVFTWITSGRFQAPLTLRLDPLSALMCLVVTGIGFLIHVYSTAYMHEETDAEYARYFSYLNLFAAFMLLLVLGANLLVMFIGWEGVGLCSYLLIGYWFKKQSATDAGKKAFIVNRVGDMAFIVGMCLAFAHFGTLDFRAMAGAVAGLPPEVTWGVLSTITLLFFIGATGKSAQIPLYVWLPDAMEGPTPVSALIHAATMVTAGVYMIGRTAVLYTHAPLTMEVVAVIGVATALVAGTIGLAQNDIKRVLAYSTVSQLGYMFLAMGVGAFAAGIFHLFTHAFFKALMFLGSGAVIHALHGEQDMRKMGGLRRALPITYWTFLIGALAIAGVPGLSGFFSKDEILFRTFEGGHRMLWLVGTATALLTAVYMFRLIYLTFHGESRHETAQEAHGAGHGQASHAHGGHLHDAPAAMAIPLVLLAIGSVAAGYVGVPHALGGSNHIEAFLEPSFSAPAALVEGVPTHAVSPVAGEPAHAPAEAHGAEHPDTALELTLMMTSIAIALIGIGLATLVWLTRPHTAAVIAARVPWLHRLLLNKWYVDELYDATIVQPIKHGSGAGLWKGVDVGLIDGAVNGTGWLVRGSAGGLRLAQSGSVRTYAAAFVIGTVLVIAFYLVR